A part of Capsicum annuum cultivar UCD-10X-F1 chromosome 6, UCD10Xv1.1, whole genome shotgun sequence genomic DNA contains:
- the LOC107874479 gene encoding uncharacterized protein LOC107874479: MKQGKCSKHFPKKFNNQTTFDEDGFPIYRRRNTGTQVKKNNVLLDNRYVVPYNRNLIVKFDAHINIELCNYSRSVNYLFKYINKGSDRATATIECTDTAELHDKIKRYLDCRYISATEACWRIFKFDIHHREPAVERLPFHLQGENIIRRPNAVKTKFTEWFTTNQKNDDAQELTYSEFPTHWVWDANGKKWNRRKMGKAVGRIYFAHPASGERFYMRMLLNFVKGSTFFESIRTINGVSYKTYKEACYALGLLEDDKEWNDCLAEAACWASGNELRNLFVTILIHCQVSDSAKLWRTNYEILSEDITSLQRTRFQVKDLQLTEKQLEAYTSFELETILVKMGKSLKDIDGIPLPDSALLSDRGNRLINKELDYDKEDLKKVHDKSFALLNDCQKSAYEAIMASISNEEGCLFFIMEHGGIGKTFLWNTIILKLRLQSKIVLPVATSGIAALLLPNGRTAHSQFHILFDISAESTCEIKKGSQLAELLLKTSLIIWDKAPMANKFCFEALDRTLRDILRVKYENNSDKSFGGLTVVFGGDFRQILPEIPKETCTDIIDALLNSSYLWPFLTVYELKQNMRLCTGKVTDREAAEITTFYKWLLQIGDGSFYDDVNNELIKLPPDICITSSNDPIDSIVEAAYPSLLQNYNDPAYLKERAILTPKNEMVQELNDTIMKMIPGEGRTYFSSDNVCKASVNTNDENLL; encoded by the coding sequence ATGAAGCAAGGGAAGTGCAGCAAGCATTTTCCAAAGAAGTTCAATAATCAAACAACTTTTGATGAAGATGGATTTCCCATTTATAGGAGAAGGAACACAGGTACTCAAGTCAAGAAGAACAATGTCCTCTTAGACAACAGATATGTCGTCCCTTACAACAGGAATTTGATTGTCAAATTTGATGCACACATAAATATAGAGCTATGCAATTACTCAAGGTCAGTgaattatctatttaaatatatcaataagGGATCTGATAGAGCAACTGCCACAATAGAATGTACTGATACTGCTGAACTACATGATAAGATAAAAAGATATTTAGACTGCAGATATATATCAGCTACAGAAGCTTGCTGGAGGATATTCAAATTTGACATACATCATAGAGAGCCAGCAGTTGAGCGTTTGCCATTCCATTTACAAGGAGAAAACATAATAAGAAGACCTAATGCAGTAAAAACAAAATTCACGGAATGGTTCACGACGAACCAAAAAAATGACGATGCACAAGAACTGACGTATTCAGAATTTCCTACGCATTGGGTTTGGGATGCAAATGGAAAAaaatggaatagaagaaaaatgggcAAGGCAGTTGGTAGAATTTACTTTGCACATCCTGCAAGTGGAGAACGATTTTACATGAGAATGCTACTGAATTTCGTCAAAGGAAGCACTTTCTTTGAAAGCATAAGAACAATAAATGGAGTATCGTACAAAACTTATAAGGAGGCATGCTACGCATTAGGGTTATTGGAGGATGACAAAGAGTGGAATGACTGTTTGGCTGAAGCAGCATGTTGGGCATCAGGAAATGAACTTAGAAATCTATTTGTCACGATACTAATTCACTGTCAAGTATCTGATTCAGCCAAATTATGGAGGACCAACTATGAAATTTTATCAGAAGATATAACATCATTACAGCGAACGAGATTTCAAGTGAAAGATTTACAGCTAACTGAAAAACAGCTCGAAGCATATACGTCATTTGAGCTTGAGACCATACTTGTAAAGATGGGAAAAAGTTTGAAAGATATAGATGGAATACCACTTCCAGATTCTGCTTTGCTGAGTGACAGGGGAAATCGTCTAATTAATAAGGAACTAGACTATGACAAAGAAGATTTAAAGAAAGTGCATGACAAATCGTTTGCACTATTAAATGATTGTCAAAAGTCAGCGTATGAAGCAATAATGGCATCAATTTCCAATGAAGAAGgatgtttattttttataatggAACATGGTGGTATTGGAAAGACATTTCTATGGAATACAATAATTTTGAAGCTGAGATTGCAATCAAAAATAGTTCTCCCAGTTGCTACTTCCGGAATAGCTGCTTTATTGTTACCAAATGGTAGGACAGCTCATTCACAATTTCATATTCTTTTTGACATAAGTGCGGAATCAActtgtgaaataaaaaaaggaagtCAGTTAGCGGAACTACTGCTAAAAACTTCTTTGATCATCTGGGATAAAGCACCAATGGCAAATAAATTCTGTTTTGAAGCCTTAGACAGGACGCTGAGAGATATCCTTCGAGTGAAATATGAAAACAATTCTGACAAATCATTTGGAGGTCTTACAGTCGTATTTGGTGGGGATTTCCGACAAATACTACCAGAGATTCCAAAGGAAACATGCACTGATATTATAGATGCTTTGCTGAACTCCTCATACTTGTGGCCATTTTTAACCGTGTATGAGTTGAAGCAAAATATGCGACTTTGTACTGGCAAAGTAACTGACCGTGAGGCTGCTGAAATTACCACTTTCTACAAATGGTTGTTACAAATTGGAGATGGATCTTTTTATGACGATGTGAACAATGAGCTCATTAAATTGCCTCCTGATATATGCATCACATCATCCAATGATCCAATCGACTCAATCGTTGAGGCAGCTTACCCATCTCTCTTGCAGAATTACAATGACCCAGCATATTTGAAAGAAAGAGCAATACTAACGCCTAAAAATGAAATGGTGCAGGAGTTGAATGATACAATTATGAAAATGATACCAGGTGAAGGAAGAACATATTTTAGCTCGGATAATGTGTGTAAAGCAAGTGTGAATACTAATGATGAAAATCTGTTATAA